In Bosea vestrisii, the following are encoded in one genomic region:
- a CDS encoding P63C domain-containing protein: MNAERRIEIATAKPPRILSKHVRFCSNRMLAYLPVSMIPLLASKQGVILMNDTPQSLGGKNRAKNLSPEERRSIARRGALARWQKFDVPEGTVIPKAIVSGVLPLGGIPCAVLDDAENTRVLSQAGFLEALGRTRTPNSAGGNEAIANLPVFLRAKNLEPFIPSDLVRSSSPIIFETEKGGGLGGSLGFGYRAQLLPAVCWVYHEAKMARKLLPSQEHIADAATRLLKGLTNVAIDALVDEATGYQDIRAKNALIKLLEKYVSQDALPWVKTFDDDFYKELFRLHGYTYDPKSVKRPLIFAKRTEDIYDRLAPGVRTKLQEVVRRGASGRPNEKLFQHLTESEGYRHMQQHLAGVKAIMKLSTDVKDYLRKLDKVFPRFGDTMQLPYDD; this comes from the coding sequence ATGAACGCCGAGCGCCGAATCGAGATTGCAACGGCAAAACCACCAAGGATTCTTAGCAAGCACGTTCGCTTTTGTTCCAATCGAATGCTTGCCTATCTGCCAGTAAGCATGATACCGCTCCTTGCCAGCAAGCAAGGAGTGATTCTGATGAATGACACCCCGCAGAGCCTTGGCGGAAAGAACCGCGCAAAGAACCTCTCGCCAGAGGAGCGAAGGAGCATTGCGCGGCGCGGCGCATTAGCGCGCTGGCAGAAGTTTGACGTGCCGGAAGGCACGGTAATCCCAAAAGCAATCGTGTCGGGCGTGTTGCCGCTCGGGGGAATACCGTGCGCTGTTCTAGACGATGCGGAGAACACACGTGTCCTCAGCCAAGCTGGGTTCCTGGAAGCCCTTGGTAGGACGCGAACACCGAACAGTGCTGGCGGGAACGAGGCGATCGCCAACTTACCGGTCTTTCTGCGCGCAAAGAACCTAGAGCCCTTTATTCCCAGCGACTTAGTGCGGTCGTCGTCTCCAATTATCTTCGAGACCGAGAAAGGCGGTGGACTAGGTGGCAGCCTTGGCTTTGGGTATCGCGCACAACTGCTTCCGGCCGTTTGCTGGGTGTATCACGAAGCTAAAATGGCGAGAAAGTTGCTGCCGTCTCAGGAGCATATAGCTGACGCGGCCACGCGGCTCCTAAAAGGTCTAACAAATGTAGCGATTGATGCGCTGGTTGATGAAGCGACTGGGTATCAAGATATTAGAGCAAAGAATGCACTTATTAAACTACTTGAGAAATACGTTTCTCAAGACGCATTGCCTTGGGTTAAGACATTCGATGACGATTTTTACAAAGAATTATTTCGACTTCATGGATATACATACGATCCGAAGAGTGTAAAACGCCCACTTATCTTCGCAAAAAGGACCGAGGACATATACGATCGGTTGGCGCCGGGCGTCAGGACCAAATTGCAGGAGGTTGTGCGGCGCGGGGCGTCTGGCCGCCCTAACGAAAAACTCTTCCAGCATCTTACCGAAAGCGAAGGCTACCGCCACATGCAGCAGCATCTTGCTGGCGTGAAGGCGATCATGAAACTGTCCACCGACGTGAAGGACTACCTGAGGAAGTTGGACAAGGTCTTTCCCCGCTTCGGTGACACGATGCAATTGCCTTACGACGATTGA
- a CDS encoding MarR family winged helix-turn-helix transcriptional regulator gives MSTKPKPPSADRTLHLEQFLPYRLNVVGFFASRGLGRVYGTRFGIGIPEWRVIAQLGEFGQLTSRDIGELSQMHKTKVSRAVAELDKRGLVTRAENRADRREAFVALSAAGQRLYAQIVPLALAFEERWIEGISPEELRVFERVLAVLTERGRHLAGAYQTEEA, from the coding sequence ATGTCAACGAAGCCGAAGCCGCCCTCCGCCGATCGCACCCTGCATCTCGAGCAGTTCCTGCCCTACAGGCTGAACGTGGTCGGCTTCTTCGCCAGCCGCGGGCTCGGCCGGGTCTATGGCACGCGCTTCGGCATCGGCATTCCGGAATGGCGGGTGATCGCGCAGCTCGGCGAGTTCGGGCAGTTGACCTCGCGCGACATCGGCGAGCTCTCGCAGATGCACAAGACCAAGGTCTCGCGCGCCGTGGCCGAGCTCGACAAGCGCGGCCTGGTGACGCGAGCCGAGAACCGGGCCGATCGGCGCGAGGCCTTCGTCGCCCTCAGCGCCGCCGGCCAACGCCTCTACGCCCAGATCGTGCCGCTCGCCCTCGCCTTCGAGGAGCGCTGGATCGAGGGGATCTCGCCGGAGGAGCTACGGGTGTTCGAGCGCGTGCTGGCGGTGCTGACCGAACGCGGCCGCCACCTCGCCGGCGCCTACCAGACCGAGGAGGCGTGA
- the hmgA gene encoding homogentisate 1,2-dioxygenase, producing MNVQTTVQSSFGEQVRGGRRYMSGFGNSFETESLPGALPVGRNSPQKAAYGLYAEQLSGSPFTAPRSTNERSWLYRIRPSVKHGGRWTLVDKGLMRTAPCRDETKPSLGQLRWSPIPVPEEKLTFLTGLRTLTTAGDADSQAGMAAHMLFVTASMEKEYVFNADGEYLVVAQEGKLRFFTEFGIIEIEPGEICIIPRGVVFRVELMDGPARAYVCENYGGAFTLPDRGPIGANCLANPRDFLTPVAAYEDIEEPSTLYAKWGGELFSTRVDQSPLDVVAWHGNYAPYKYDLRHYSPVGAISFDHPDPSIFTVLTAPSETPGTANIDFVIFPERWLVAENTFRPPWYHRNIMSEFMGLIYGVYDAKPEGFTPGGFSLHNMMLPHGPDAQAFEHASTVELKPVKLTGTMAFMFETRFAQRVTGYAAGLPELQDNYSDCWSELKKRFDPNKPEAW from the coding sequence ATGAACGTGCAGACCACGGTTCAGTCGAGCTTCGGCGAGCAGGTCCGCGGCGGGCGCCGCTACATGTCCGGCTTCGGCAATTCCTTCGAGACCGAGAGCCTGCCGGGCGCGCTGCCGGTCGGTCGCAACTCGCCACAGAAGGCAGCCTATGGCCTCTATGCCGAGCAGCTCTCCGGTTCGCCCTTCACGGCGCCGCGCTCCACCAATGAGCGCTCCTGGCTCTATCGCATCCGCCCGAGCGTCAAGCATGGCGGCCGCTGGACGCTGGTCGACAAGGGGCTGATGCGGACCGCGCCCTGCCGCGACGAGACGAAGCCTTCGCTCGGGCAGTTGCGCTGGAGTCCGATCCCGGTCCCGGAGGAGAAACTCACCTTCCTGACCGGCCTGCGCACCCTGACCACGGCCGGCGATGCCGACAGCCAGGCCGGCATGGCGGCCCATATGCTCTTCGTCACCGCCTCGATGGAGAAGGAATACGTCTTCAACGCCGATGGCGAGTATCTTGTCGTCGCGCAGGAGGGGAAGCTCCGTTTCTTCACCGAATTCGGCATCATCGAGATCGAGCCGGGCGAGATCTGCATCATCCCGCGTGGCGTCGTCTTCCGCGTCGAGTTGATGGACGGGCCGGCGCGCGCCTATGTCTGCGAGAACTATGGCGGCGCATTCACGCTGCCCGACCGCGGGCCGATCGGCGCCAACTGCCTCGCCAATCCGCGCGATTTCCTCACCCCTGTGGCCGCCTATGAGGACATCGAGGAACCCTCGACGCTTTATGCCAAATGGGGCGGGGAGCTGTTCTCGACCAGGGTCGACCAGTCGCCGCTTGACGTCGTCGCCTGGCACGGCAACTACGCGCCCTACAAATACGATCTGCGCCATTATTCGCCGGTCGGCGCCATCTCCTTCGACCATCCCGACCCGTCGATCTTCACCGTGCTGACGGCGCCTTCCGAGACGCCCGGCACCGCCAATATCGACTTCGTCATCTTCCCTGAGCGCTGGCTGGTGGCGGAGAACACCTTCCGCCCGCCCTGGTACCATCGCAACATCATGTCGGAGTTCATGGGGCTGATCTACGGCGTCTACGACGCCAAGCCCGAGGGCTTCACGCCCGGCGGCTTCAGCCTGCACAACATGATGCTGCCGCACGGCCCGGACGCGCAGGCCTTCGAGCATGCCAGCACGGTCGAGCTGAAGCCGGTCAAGCTCACTGGCACCATGGCCTTCATGTTCGAGACGAGATTCGCCCAGCGCGTCACCGGCTATGCCGCCGGCCTGCCCGAGTTGCAGGACAATTACAGCGACTGCTGGAGCGAGCTGAAGAAGCGCTTCGACCCGAACAAGCCCGAGGCCTGGTGA
- a CDS encoding TRAP transporter substrate-binding protein, whose protein sequence is MQRRTFLKTGALAAAAAPIAMPAIAQSSPEVKWRLTSSFPKQLDTIYGTAQQFAKFMSDATDGRFQIQTFSAGEIVPGLQALDAVTSGTVECAHTPTYFYVGKEPALGLGTGIPFGLNARQQHSWWYFGGGEQIVNEALAKFNAYSIPCGNSGCQMGGFFRKELKTLDDLKGLKFRIGGMGGAVLAKLGVVPTQIAAGDVYPALERGTIDAAEFVGPYDDEKLGFVKVAPYYYYPGWWEGGAMLHLVINQEQWNKLPKHYQAIMQNACEAANNWMLAKYDFVNPGGLRKLIAQGAQLKAFPQPIMEASLKAAEEYYAETSAKSEAFKKGYESMVAFRGENLLWWQVAELSYDAFMNRLRSR, encoded by the coding sequence ATGCAACGCCGTACGTTTTTGAAGACGGGCGCGCTCGCCGCGGCCGCGGCGCCGATCGCGATGCCCGCGATCGCGCAGTCCAGCCCTGAGGTGAAATGGCGTCTGACCTCGAGCTTCCCGAAGCAGCTCGACACGATCTACGGCACCGCCCAGCAGTTCGCGAAGTTCATGTCGGACGCCACCGACGGCAGGTTCCAGATCCAGACCTTCTCGGCCGGCGAGATCGTGCCCGGCCTGCAGGCGCTCGACGCGGTCACCTCCGGCACGGTCGAATGCGCGCATACGCCGACCTATTTCTACGTCGGCAAGGAGCCGGCGCTCGGGCTCGGCACCGGCATTCCCTTCGGCCTCAACGCCCGCCAGCAGCACAGCTGGTGGTATTTCGGCGGCGGCGAGCAGATCGTCAACGAGGCGCTCGCCAAGTTCAACGCCTACTCGATCCCCTGCGGCAATTCCGGCTGCCAGATGGGCGGCTTCTTCCGCAAGGAATTGAAGACCCTCGACGACCTCAAGGGCCTGAAGTTCCGCATCGGCGGCATGGGCGGGGCGGTGCTGGCCAAGCTCGGCGTGGTGCCGACGCAGATCGCGGCGGGCGATGTCTACCCTGCGCTGGAGCGCGGCACGATCGACGCGGCCGAGTTCGTCGGTCCCTATGACGACGAGAAGCTCGGCTTCGTGAAGGTCGCGCCCTATTACTACTATCCCGGCTGGTGGGAGGGCGGCGCCATGCTGCACCTCGTCATCAACCAGGAGCAGTGGAACAAGCTGCCCAAGCACTACCAGGCGATCATGCAGAACGCCTGCGAAGCCGCCAACAACTGGATGCTGGCGAAGTACGACTTCGTCAATCCGGGCGGCCTGCGCAAGCTGATCGCCCAGGGCGCGCAGCTCAAGGCCTTCCCGCAGCCGATCATGGAAGCCTCGCTCAAGGCGGCCGAGGAGTACTACGCCGAGACTTCCGCCAAGAGCGAAGCCTTCAAGAAGGGCTATGAGTCGATGGTCGCCTTCCGCGGCGAGAACCTGCTCTGGTGGCAGGTCGCGGAACTCTCCTACGACGCCTTCATGAACCGGCTGCGGTCGCGCTGA
- a CDS encoding fumarylacetoacetate hydrolase family protein, whose amino-acid sequence MKVASLMHGRDGRLVVVSNDLTRATDAFPVVATLQGALDDWSRCAPRLADLAESLEHGSVPSFRFHEHHCASPLPRAYQWVDGSAYVNHVELVRKARGAEMPESFWTDPLMYQGGSDSFLGPREAVRLASEDYGIDLEAEIAVVTGDVPMGVSPEAARGLIRLVMLVNDVSLRNLIPNELAKGFGFLQAKPSSAFSPAAVTPDELGPAWKDGKLSLPLLAQINGKPFGKPGAGVDMTFDFGVLIAHAAKTRPLVAGTIVGSGTVSNRDADGGPGRPVAEGGLGYACIAEQRMVETIRHGSPQTPFLRFGDSVRIEMKDAAGHSIFGAIEQEILPYAP is encoded by the coding sequence ATGAAAGTCGCATCCCTCATGCATGGCCGGGATGGCCGCCTCGTCGTGGTCTCGAACGACCTGACCCGCGCGACCGACGCCTTTCCGGTCGTGGCGACGCTGCAAGGCGCGCTCGACGACTGGAGCCGCTGCGCGCCGCGGCTCGCCGACCTCGCCGAGAGCCTCGAGCACGGCTCGGTGCCGTCCTTCCGCTTCCACGAGCATCACTGCGCCTCGCCTCTGCCGCGCGCCTATCAATGGGTCGACGGCTCGGCCTATGTGAACCATGTCGAGCTGGTCAGGAAGGCGCGGGGGGCCGAGATGCCCGAGAGCTTCTGGACCGACCCGCTGATGTACCAGGGCGGCTCCGATTCCTTCCTCGGCCCGCGTGAGGCGGTCAGGCTCGCCAGCGAGGATTACGGCATCGATCTCGAAGCCGAGATCGCGGTCGTCACTGGCGACGTGCCGATGGGCGTCAGCCCCGAGGCGGCGCGCGGACTGATCCGCCTCGTCATGCTCGTCAACGATGTGAGCTTGCGGAATCTGATTCCCAACGAGTTGGCGAAAGGCTTTGGTTTCCTTCAAGCAAAGCCGTCTTCCGCCTTCTCGCCGGCGGCAGTGACGCCGGATGAGCTCGGCCCCGCCTGGAAGGACGGCAAGCTCAGCCTGCCATTGCTCGCCCAGATCAACGGCAAGCCCTTCGGCAAGCCTGGGGCCGGCGTCGACATGACCTTCGACTTCGGCGTGCTGATCGCCCATGCCGCCAAGACCCGCCCGCTCGTCGCCGGCACAATCGTCGGCTCTGGCACGGTCTCGAACCGCGATGCCGATGGCGGGCCGGGCAGGCCGGTTGCGGAGGGCGGGCTCGGTTATGCCTGCATCGCCGAGCAGCGCATGGTCGAGACCATCCGGCACGGTTCGCCGCAGACGCCCTTCCTGCGCTTCGGCGACAGCGTCCGCATCGAGATGAAGGACGCCGCCGGCCATTCGATCTTCGGCGCGATCGAGCAGGAAATCCTGCCCTATGCGCCGTAG
- a CDS encoding MBL fold metallo-hydrolase, translated as MSSPAFASTADLGEKTVSFEEVGKGVYAYTAEGDPNSGVVIGDDSVLVFDAQATPTMAERVIARVREVTDKPVSHVVLSHYHAVRVLGAPAYGAKEIVCSDAARAMIVERGEEDKASEIGRFPRLFQGADSIRPGLTWPTTTFSHNASIWLGSREVRLMKLGRGHTAGDIVAWTPDTNVIFAGDLVEYGATPYCGDAHFTDWPTTLDALAAFAPAAMVPGRGAALTNRGMVADGIKGTRAFLSDLYEAVKGHVAEGRSLRETFERVHETLKPSYGDWVIFEHCLPFNVTRAYDEAGGLDHPRIWTDERDRQMWLDLRG; from the coding sequence ATGTCCTCCCCCGCTTTCGCCTCCACTGCCGATCTCGGCGAGAAGACCGTCTCCTTCGAGGAGGTCGGCAAGGGCGTCTACGCCTATACCGCCGAGGGCGACCCCAATAGCGGCGTCGTCATCGGCGACGACAGCGTCCTGGTCTTCGATGCGCAGGCGACGCCGACCATGGCCGAGCGGGTGATCGCGAGGGTCCGTGAGGTCACCGACAAGCCGGTCAGCCATGTCGTGCTCTCGCATTACCATGCCGTGCGCGTGCTCGGCGCGCCGGCTTATGGCGCGAAAGAGATCGTCTGCTCGGATGCGGCGCGCGCCATGATCGTCGAGCGCGGCGAGGAGGACAAGGCAAGCGAGATCGGCCGCTTTCCGCGGCTCTTTCAAGGTGCCGACTCCATCCGCCCTGGCCTGACCTGGCCGACCACGACCTTCTCGCACAATGCCTCGATCTGGCTGGGCAGCCGCGAGGTCAGGCTGATGAAGCTCGGCCGCGGCCACACCGCCGGCGACATCGTCGCCTGGACGCCGGACACCAATGTGATCTTCGCCGGCGACCTCGTCGAATACGGCGCCACGCCCTATTGCGGCGACGCGCACTTCACCGACTGGCCGACGACGCTCGACGCGCTCGCCGCCTTCGCGCCCGCCGCGATGGTGCCGGGGCGCGGCGCGGCGCTGACCAACCGGGGAATGGTCGCTGACGGCATCAAGGGCACGCGCGCCTTCCTCTCGGATCTCTATGAGGCGGTGAAGGGCCATGTCGCCGAAGGCCGCTCGCTGCGCGAGACCTTCGAGCGTGTCCATGAGACGCTGAAGCCGTCCTATGGCGACTGGGTGATCTTCGAGCACTGCCTGCCCTTCAATGTCACCCGCGCCTATGACGAAGCCGGCGGCCTCGACCATCCGCGCATCTGGACCGATGAGCGCGACCGCCAGATGTGGCTGGACCTGCGCGGCTGA
- a CDS encoding HigA family addiction module antitoxin, whose amino-acid sequence MARVRTHPGEILREEYLEPLGMSARALAKALDVPGNRISDILRQRRDVSADTAIRLGRFFGTDPRFWLNLQTAHDLSKAETEQDYSAIHPHAA is encoded by the coding sequence ATGGCGCGAGTGAGGACCCATCCCGGCGAAATCCTGCGCGAGGAATACCTTGAGCCGCTCGGAATGAGCGCACGAGCGCTCGCCAAGGCGCTCGACGTGCCCGGCAACCGGATCAGTGACATCCTGCGCCAACGGCGTGACGTCTCCGCCGATACCGCAATCCGGCTCGGCCGCTTTTTCGGAACTGATCCGCGCTTCTGGCTCAACCTGCAAACCGCTCACGACCTGTCCAAAGCCGAGACCGAGCAGGACTATTCCGCGATCCATCCCCACGCTGCCTGA
- a CDS encoding type II toxin-antitoxin system RelE/ParE family toxin, whose translation MILGFADRDTERLFRGEACAARWRAIERIALRKLDMLDAAVTVSDLRSPPGNRLEALKGDRKGQWSIRINDQWRLCFRWSGDGPEAVQIVDYH comes from the coding sequence ATGATCCTGGGCTTTGCCGACAGGGATACGGAGCGCTTGTTTCGCGGCGAAGCCTGCGCTGCCCGCTGGCGAGCGATCGAAAGGATCGCACTGCGCAAGCTCGATATGCTCGACGCCGCCGTGACAGTCAGCGATCTGCGCTCGCCGCCAGGCAACCGGCTGGAAGCGCTGAAAGGCGACCGCAAGGGGCAGTGGAGCATCCGGATCAACGACCAATGGCGGCTCTGCTTCCGCTGGAGCGGCGACGGCCCTGAGGCGGTCCAGATCGTCGACTATCATTGA
- a CDS encoding FAD-dependent oxidoreductase, whose translation MQPFRQFAYRRSQDQDAATPARHPVVIVGAGPVGLTLALDLARRQVPVVLIDDADRIGEGSRAICFAKRTLEIFDRLGLAQAMVEKGVTWQKGRVFRGETELYEFDLLPEGDHKQPAFINLQQFYVEAALVEAVLAEPLVDLRWSNRLAGLENREDGAKLTIATPEGDYSLETDWLVACDGARSPTRDLLGLEFRGEAFEDRFLIADVKMSAPFPTERWFWFDPPFHSGQSALLHKQPDDIWRIDLQLGPDADPEHEKQPEIVRPRIERMLGHAEFALEWVSVYRFQCRRLDRFLHGRVIFAGDAAHQVSPFGARGANSGIQDADNLGWKLALVAQGRSPASLLESYDSERVAAADENILNSTRATDFIAPRSPGERLLREAALSLAPLTGFAKRFVNSGRLSVASAYAGSPLSTEDDVGEGNLPPGAPFLDAPVAGVSSAWLSEAFAAGQAILLGEGAARVAPAGVLAIEPAAGDRTLRQRYALESGAAVLLRPDGHVAARFPKPERAAIEVAIARMEGRG comes from the coding sequence ATGCAGCCCTTCCGCCAGTTCGCCTATCGCCGCAGCCAGGACCAGGACGCGGCCACCCCCGCCCGCCATCCGGTGGTCATCGTCGGTGCCGGCCCCGTCGGGCTGACGCTGGCGCTCGACCTGGCGCGCCGGCAGGTTCCGGTTGTGCTGATCGACGATGCCGACAGGATCGGCGAGGGCTCGCGCGCCATCTGCTTCGCCAAGCGCACGCTAGAGATCTTCGACCGGCTCGGACTGGCGCAGGCGATGGTGGAGAAGGGCGTCACCTGGCAGAAGGGCCGCGTCTTCCGTGGTGAAACTGAGCTCTACGAGTTCGACCTCCTGCCCGAGGGCGACCACAAGCAGCCGGCCTTCATCAACCTCCAGCAATTCTACGTCGAGGCGGCGCTGGTCGAGGCCGTGCTCGCCGAGCCGCTGGTCGATCTGCGCTGGAGCAACCGGCTCGCCGGCCTGGAAAACCGCGAGGACGGCGCCAAGTTGACGATCGCGACGCCGGAGGGAGACTACTCCCTGGAAACCGACTGGCTCGTCGCCTGCGATGGCGCCCGCTCGCCGACGCGTGACCTGCTCGGGCTGGAGTTCCGCGGCGAGGCCTTCGAGGACCGCTTCCTCATTGCCGACGTGAAGATGAGCGCACCGTTCCCGACCGAGCGCTGGTTCTGGTTCGATCCGCCCTTCCATTCCGGCCAGTCGGCGCTGCTGCACAAGCAGCCGGACGATATCTGGCGCATCGACCTCCAGCTCGGGCCCGATGCCGATCCCGAGCATGAAAAGCAGCCGGAGATCGTGCGGCCCCGGATCGAGCGCATGCTCGGCCATGCCGAGTTCGCGCTCGAATGGGTCTCGGTCTACCGCTTCCAGTGCCGCCGGCTCGACCGCTTCCTGCATGGCCGCGTGATCTTCGCCGGCGACGCCGCCCATCAGGTCTCGCCCTTCGGAGCGCGCGGCGCCAATTCCGGCATCCAGGACGCCGACAATCTCGGCTGGAAACTGGCATTGGTCGCGCAGGGGCGGAGCCCGGCCTCGTTGCTGGAAAGCTATGACAGCGAGCGCGTCGCCGCGGCCGACGAGAACATCCTGAATTCGACGCGGGCGACCGACTTCATCGCGCCACGGTCGCCCGGCGAGCGCCTCCTGCGTGAGGCGGCGCTGTCGTTGGCGCCGCTGACCGGCTTTGCCAAGCGCTTCGTCAATTCCGGCCGGCTTTCGGTGGCCAGCGCCTATGCCGGTTCACCGCTCTCGACCGAGGATGACGTGGGGGAAGGCAACCTGCCGCCGGGCGCGCCCTTCCTCGATGCGCCTGTTGCCGGCGTCTCTTCCGCCTGGCTGAGCGAGGCTTTCGCGGCGGGTCAGGCGATCCTGCTCGGTGAAGGCGCGGCAAGGGTGGCGCCTGCCGGTGTGCTCGCGATCGAGCCGGCTGCCGGCGATAGAACGTTGCGCCAGCGCTATGCCCTGGAAAGCGGCGCAGCCGTGCTGCTGCGGCCGGACGGGCATGTCGCCGCACGTTTCCCGAAACCCGAGCGCGCTGCGATCGAGGTTGCGATCGCGCGGATGGAGGGCAGGGGATGA
- a CDS encoding DUF2783 domain-containing protein: MSAAAAMTPATGLARESRFADPDAAFRLLAKAHRDLEERESAALNARLVLILANHIGDELVLREAVALAHEAR; encoded by the coding sequence ATGAGTGCCGCGGCTGCCATGACCCCCGCGACCGGGCTTGCCCGCGAATCGCGCTTCGCCGATCCCGACGCGGCCTTTCGCCTGCTGGCGAAGGCGCATCGCGATCTCGAAGAGCGCGAAAGCGCCGCGCTCAATGCCCGCCTCGTCCTGATCCTCGCCAACCATATCGGCGACGAGCTGGTTCTGCGCGAGGCCGTGGCGCTGGCGCACGAGGCGAGGTAG
- a CDS encoding lysozyme inhibitor LprI family protein: protein MCGVARALLVAGVFGALVVPAAADDAYKRCIDTSDGTNPAWAACGGEWVAREDAKLNAAWKRLYAASEPATKKDLLDEQRAWNAFKDKACQFYANGDFGREGQVLHFPSCRAELIAQRTATLDSYGADRR from the coding sequence ATGTGCGGCGTCGCGCGTGCCTTGCTGGTTGCGGGCGTCTTCGGCGCGCTGGTCGTGCCGGCGGCGGCTGACGACGCCTATAAGCGCTGCATCGACACATCGGACGGCACCAATCCCGCCTGGGCCGCCTGCGGCGGGGAGTGGGTTGCGCGCGAGGACGCCAAGCTGAACGCCGCCTGGAAGCGGCTCTATGCGGCGAGCGAGCCGGCGACGAAGAAGGACCTACTCGACGAGCAGCGCGCCTGGAACGCCTTCAAGGATAAGGCCTGCCAATTCTACGCCAATGGCGACTTCGGCCGGGAAGGGCAGGTGCTGCATTTCCCGAGCTGCCGGGCGGAGCTCATCGCCCAGCGCACCGCGACGCTGGACAGCTACGGCGCCGATCGGCGCTAG
- a CDS encoding GNAT family N-acetyltransferase → MLPQLETERLLLKPRSEADLDFVAALNADPEVMRYIAAVGDPAMGREGVAARSFLHVERGLGYWTVFARTDESEPLGYVGLIPDGDDAEQAQQAQISYRFAARHWGLGFAREAVDRLLRYGFETLDLPEALIITHPQNAASLQLAARLGFESSPSETEILIGAAPVPAVRFRLRRVYIAA, encoded by the coding sequence ATGCTGCCGCAGCTGGAAACCGAGCGACTCCTCCTGAAGCCGCGCTCCGAGGCCGATCTCGACTTCGTCGCCGCGCTCAATGCCGATCCGGAGGTCATGCGCTATATCGCGGCAGTCGGCGATCCGGCGATGGGCCGCGAAGGCGTCGCCGCGCGCAGCTTCCTGCATGTCGAGCGCGGACTCGGCTACTGGACCGTGTTCGCCCGCACCGACGAAAGCGAGCCGCTGGGCTATGTCGGGCTCATTCCGGACGGCGACGACGCGGAGCAGGCCCAGCAGGCCCAGATCAGCTATCGCTTCGCCGCCCGTCATTGGGGACTGGGCTTCGCCCGGGAGGCGGTGGACCGGCTACTGCGCTACGGCTTCGAGACGCTCGACCTGCCGGAGGCCCTCATCATCACGCATCCGCAGAACGCAGCATCGTTGCAGCTGGCGGCGCGGCTCGGCTTCGAATCGTCACCGAGCGAGACCGAGATTCTGATCGGCGCAGCGCCGGTGCCCGCGGTGCGCTTCCGCCTCCGGCGCGTTTACATCGCGGCCTGA
- a CDS encoding CreA family protein yields MSFRRCLLAVSAVLAFAGGLAAPATAQEDLIFRKSTVWKMLTPDDKLAVYGVDDPVVEGVACHYTVPEKGGVSGMFGVAEEVSEVSLACRQIGPVKIKEKFSQGDVVFRERRSLIWKKMQIVRGCDTKRNVLIYMVYTDKLIDGSPQNSTSSVPIMPWGGMGEVPKCSEWVR; encoded by the coding sequence ATGAGCTTTCGTCGTTGCCTTCTCGCCGTCTCGGCTGTTCTCGCGTTCGCTGGTGGGCTTGCCGCGCCGGCCACGGCGCAGGAGGACCTGATCTTCAGGAAGTCGACGGTCTGGAAGATGCTGACCCCGGACGACAAGCTCGCCGTCTACGGCGTCGACGACCCGGTCGTCGAGGGCGTCGCCTGCCATTACACCGTGCCCGAGAAGGGCGGCGTCTCCGGCATGTTCGGCGTCGCCGAGGAGGTCTCCGAGGTCTCGCTCGCCTGCCGCCAGATCGGCCCGGTCAAGATCAAAGAGAAGTTCTCGCAGGGCGACGTCGTCTTCCGCGAGCGCCGCTCGCTGATCTGGAAGAAGATGCAGATCGTGCGCGGCTGCGACACCAAGCGCAACGTCCTGATCTACATGGTCTACACCGACAAGCTGATCGACGGCTCGCCGCAGAACTCGACTTCGAGCGTGCCGATCATGCCCTGGGGCGGGATGGGCGAGGTGCCGAAATGCTCGGAATGGGTGAGGTGA